A window of the Henckelia pumila isolate YLH828 chromosome 3, ASM3356847v2, whole genome shotgun sequence genome harbors these coding sequences:
- the LOC140893474 gene encoding ATP-dependent 6-phosphofructokinase 3-like — MGLECNSMPKIVTGEYGYILEDVPHLTDYIPNLPVHPNPLGDNPAYSAVRQYFVHVDDSVPQKVVVHKDSPRGVHFRRAGPREKVYFESEDVHACIVTCGGLCPGLNTVIREIVCGLHHMYGVNRVIGINGGYRGFYSKNTVSLTPNSVNDIHKRGGTVLGTSRGGHDTKKIVDSIQDRGINQVYIIGGDGTQKGAAVIFEEIKKRGLKVAVAGIPKTIDNDIPVIDKSFGFDSAVEEAERAINAAHVEATSIENGIGFVKLMGRYSGFIAMYATLASRDVDCCLIPESPFYLEGAGGLFEYIEKRLKEQGHMVIVMAEGAGQELLSEDFRTANQHDASGNKLLDDCGLWMSRRIKDHFSKKRKMAINLKYIDPTYMIRAIPSNASDNVYCTLLAQSAVHGAMAGFTGFTVGLVNGRQTYIPFYRINEVRNKVVITDRMWARMLSSTNQPSFLSPEQAADVGKKEHPDTQLLDDSFADGEAINKKIVC, encoded by the exons ATGGGTTTGGAGTGTAATTCGATGCCTAAAATCGTGACTGGGGAGTATGGTTACATTTTGGAGGATGTGCCACACTTGACCGATTATATTCCTAACCTCCCT GTTCATCCGAATCCTTTGGGGGATAATCCTGCATATTCAGCTGTTAG GCAATATTTTGTCCATGTTGATGATTCCGTACCACAAAAG GTTGTTGTTCACAAGGATAGTCCAAGAGGAGTTCATTTTAGACGAGCCGGTCCCCGCGAAAAA GTTTATTTCGAGTCTGAAGACGTTCATGCATGTATTGTCACCTGTGGAGGTTTATGCCCTGGCCTAAACACAGTTATTCGGGAAATAGTATGCGGTTTACATCATATGTATGGGGTAAATCGAGTTATAGGAATAAAT GGAGGATACCGAGGTTTTTACTCGAAAAACACTGTCTCTCTAACGCCCAACTCTGTAAACGACATTCATAAACGTGGGGGAACTGTTTTGGGGACGTCTCGGGGCGGTCATGACACCAAAAAGATCGTTGATAGCATTCAGGACCGTGGAATCAACCAG GTCTACATAATAGGAGGAGATGGAACACAGAAAGGTGCTGCAGTAATTTTCGAG GAAATCAAAAAACGCGGTCTAAAGGTTGCAGTGGCGGGTATTCCCAAGACCATAGATAACGACATTCCG GTGATAGACAAATCATTCGGTTTTGATTCTGCTGTCGAGGAAGCCGAACGTGCTATTAATGCCGCACATGTTGAAGCAACAAGTATTGAGAATGGCATCGGTTTTGTGAAGTTAATGGGAAGATATAGCG GTTTTATCGCCATGTATGCTACCCTTGCGAGTCGAGATGTGGATTGCTGCCTTATCCCAGAATCACCCTTTTATCTTGAGGGAGCTGGTGGACTTTTCGAGTACATAGAGAAAAGGCTGAAAGAACAAGGGCATATGGTGATTGTCATGGCCGAAGGGGCCGGACAGGAGCTACTCTCTGAGGATTTTCGAACTGCAAATCAACACGATGCTTCTGGTAATAAGCTTCTGGATGATTGTGGACTATGGATGTCTCGACGGATTAAG GATCATTTTTCGAAGAAAAGAAAGATGGCAATCAATCTAAAATATATAG ATCCCACATACATGATTCGGGCTATTCCTAGTAATGCATCCGACAACGTATACTGCACCCTTCTTGCTCAAAGTGCTGTCCATGGAGCCATGGCCGGGTTTACTGGTTTCACAGTAGGGCTCGTAAATGGCAGACAAACTTATATACCCTTCTAT AGAATTAACGAAGTGCGGAACAAGGTCGTGATCACCGATCGAATGTGGGCAAGGATGCTGTCCTCCACAAATCAGCCAAGTTTCTTGTCTCCAGAACAGGCCGCCGATGTTGGCAAGAAGGAACACCCGGATACACAATTATTAGACGACAGTTTCGCAGATGGTGaagcaataaataaaaagaTCGTATGCTAG